The Triticum aestivum cultivar Chinese Spring chromosome 7B, IWGSC CS RefSeq v2.1, whole genome shotgun sequence genome window below encodes:
- the LOC123158046 gene encoding 26S proteasome regulatory subunit 10B homolog A — protein MAATADDARRAAAVAKYRASLLACRERQSLLTTGEENLKKARKEREITDEHVKAFQCVGQIVGEVLRPLAGDRFIVKVRSGPRYLVNCRNKLNTESLKTGTRVCLDPSTLTIVRMLPREVDPLVFNMVHEDPGNVSFSAVGGLSDQIREIRETIELPLMNPELFLRVGIKPPKGVLLYGPPGTGKTLLARALASNIDVNFIKVVSSAVIGKYIGESARIIREMFAYARNHEPCIIFMDEIDALGGRRFSEGTSADREIQRTLMELLNQLDGFDELGKVKIIMATNRPDVLDPALLRPGRLDRKIEIPLPNEQARQEILKIHAAGMAKHGEIDYEAAAKLAEGFNAADLRNICTEAGMAAIRAERDYAINEDFIKGLRKIMDMKKLESSADYKADFGKD, from the exons ATGGCCGCGACCGCCGACgacgcccgccgcgccgccgccgtcgccaagtaCCGCGCCAGCCTCCTCGCCTGCCGGGAGCGCCAGTCCCTCCTCACCACAG GGGAAGAGAACCTGAAGAAGGCTAGGAAGGAGCGTGAGATAACCGATGAGCATGTCAAGGCGTTTCAGTGCGTTGGGCAGATAGTGGGAGAGGTGCTGCGCCCGCTTGCTGGCGACCGCT TTATCGTCAAGGTTAGGAGTGGTCCTCGATACCTTGTCAACTGTCGCAATAAGTTGAACACAGAGAGCTTGAAAACAGGCACACGCGTGTGTCTTGACCCGAGCACACTTACAATCGTGCGCATGCTTCCGCGTGAG GTGGACCCTTTAGTGTTCAACATGGTTCATGAAGATCCAGGGAATGTCAGCTTCTCTGCTGTTGGAGGCCTATCTGACCAGATCAGGGAAATTCGGGAGACCATCGAGCTTCCGCTCATGAACCCAGAACTGTTTCTCAGAGTTGGTATTAAGCCACCCAAG GGAGTGCTCCTCTACGGCCCACCTGGAACTGGGAAGACACTGCTGGCTAGGGCTCTTGCAAGTAACATAGATGTGAACTTTATTAAG GTTGTCTCAAGTGCAGTCATTGGTAAGTATATTGGTGAAAGTGCTCGGATAATAAGGGAAATGTTTGCGTATGCACGTAATCACGAG CCGTGCATCATCTTCATGGATGAAATTGACGCACTTGGAGGAAGAAGATTCAGTGAAGGCACAAGTGCTGATCGTGAGATCCAGAGGACGCTCATGGAACTGCTAAACCAGTTAGATGGGTTTGATGAACTTGGAAAG GTGAAGATAATCATGGCGACCAACCGTCCGGATGTTCTAGACCCTGCTCTCTTACGTCCAGGGCGTCTGGATCGCAAGATTGAAATTCCTCTTCCTAACGAACAAGCGAGGCAGGAAATCCTCAAGATCCATGCAGCTGGGATGGCCAAGCATGGCGAAATCGACTACGAAGCTGCTGCCAAGCTAGCAGAG GGATTCAACGCCGCCGACTTGCGCAACATCTGCACAGAAGCTGGCATGGCGGCGATCCGAGCAGAGCGTGACTACGCCATCAACGAAGACTTCATCAAG GGGTTGAGgaagatcatggacatgaagaaGCTGGAGTCGAGTGCCGACTACAAGGCGGACTTTGGCAAGGACTAG